The genomic segment ACTGTTAACTTTGAGAACCGCGCTCATCAAGAGCAACTCAAGGGTGTTCTAGAGATTCTGGGTGTTCGCGAACTCACCGGTCAAGACGCCGATCAAGGTATCTGGGGACGCGTTCAAGACGCTATGGCTGCATTAAGCGGTGTATTTGGTAGCGCAGTTACCCAAACCTCTGATAAGAACGATTTGAACGTTCAGGATGTTATCCGTCTGGATCACAACAAGGTTAACACCCTGTTCACCGAACTTTTAGCTAGCAACAATCCTCAAAAGATCCAAGAGTACTTCGGTCAGATCTTCAAGGATCTCACTGCTCACGCTGAAGCTGAAGAGCAAGTTGTCTATCCTGCAGTGCGTCCCTTCTACGGTCAGAACGACACTCAAGAACTGTACGACGAGCAAGCTGAAATGAAGCGGTTGTTAAAAGAAATTCAATCTATCAACCCTTCTAACATGGAGCAGTTCAAAGATAGAATTAAAAACTTGATGGATATTGTTGGCGACCACATTCGTCAAGAAGAAAGCACAATGTTTGCTGCTATCCGCAACAACTTAAGCTCCGATCAAAGCGAGCAATTGGCAACTCAATTCAAAGCAGCTAAGGTTGAAATTCAGAAGAAGCTTGGCGTAGTTGGCGCTAGATAGTCTAGAGATTTAGAGACGCAAAGCTTCGCGTCTCTAGATCGGTTTCAGGTGAAAGATGATAACTCCCACACCAAGTGTTGGGAGTTTTTGTTTGTTGATGAGATCTGTTATTTTTCTATGCTTTTAGGGAATACTTAATTTAAGATACTCAACGCTGGAAAGCCCTACATAACAAATGTCAGTCACGCCTTTATATGAACGTGCAACCTACTTACCGCAAGCAATTGAATATGCTCCTGTTGGGATAGTGCTGTTCGATCGCGAAATGCGCTATTTAATGGTGAATTCAAAATGGCTCGAGGACTATAACTTGACCGATGACATTATCGGGCGCTCTCACTACGAGATCTTTCCGGATCAGCCTGAAGAATGGAAGCAAATTCACCAACAATGTTTGACAGGTGCGATCGCACAAAGTGATGAAGACGCCTATCTAAGACAAGATGGATCGCTTCTGTGGATGCGCTGGTCACTTCGCCCTTGGTACACCACGAGTGGTGAAATTGGCGGCTCGATCATGTACAACGAAAACATGACTCAGCGCAAACAAGCAGAGATAGCGCTTCAACATAGCGAAGAACGATTTCGCTTGTTGATTGAAGCAACATCTCAAATTATCTGGGATACTAACGGAAAGGGCGAGTTTGTCACAGAACAACCTCAATGGCATGCCTTTACCGGACAATCTTTTGATGAATTTCAAGGATGGGGCTGGTTGAATGCGATTCATCCTGAAGATAGAGCATATACTGCTGAAATGTGGTTAAATGCACTTGATAAGAAGATATATTACGAAATTGAGCATCGTTTGTGCCGTTATGATGGCGAGTATCGCTACATGAGTGTACGAGGTGTTCCCATATTGAACGCAGATGGAAGCCTTCGAGAATGGATTGGAATACATAGCGATATCACCGCTCGCAAAGAAGCTGAACTAGCGCTTGCTAAAGCGAAAGAAGCCGCAGAAGCAGCAAGTTATGCAAAAAGTGAATTTCTTGCTAACATGAGCCACGAGTTGCGAACTCCATTGAATGGCATACTGGGGTATGCTCAAATCCTGCAACGTTCAAAACACTTGACTGAAGAAGAGCGATCGCAAATTAATGTGATTTACCAGTGTGGTTCGCATTTGCTCACTCTAATCAATGATATTCTCGATTTATCAAAGATTGAAGCTCAAAAATTAGAACTTCTACCTACTGACTTCCACTTGCCTGCATTTCTGCAAGGTGTAGCGGAAATGTGCCGCATCCGCGCCGAACTCAAAGGCATTGAGTTTCACTACCACTTGACATCAGACCTACCAATTGGTATCCAAGCTGATGAAAAACGCTTGCGACAAGTGCTGATTAACCTTCTTAGCAATGCTATCAAATTTACCGATACAGGCAGCGTTATTTTCACGAGCGGCTATGTTTCAGAAAGCACAATTCGCTTTGAAGTTTGCGATACTGGTATCGGTATCGCCCAAGAACAACTCCAAGCCATTTTTCAGCCCTTTGAGCAGGTGGGAGACCGACAACGACAGACGGAAGGTACGGGGCTTGGATTGGCAATTAGCCAAAAAATCGTGGAATTAATGGGGAGTTCCATTCAAGTTCGGAGCGAGCTGGGTGTTGGCAGTATTTTTTGGTTTGATGTCAACTTACCTGTTGCTGATGAGTGGGCGAAAACATCCCAAACAGACGCTCGCGGACAGATTAATGGTATAAAATATTGCCAACCTAAAATTCTGATTGTTGATGACAAATGGGCAAATCGCTCTGTTATTGTCAATTTACTCAGTCCGATTGGTTTTGATGTCCTTGAAGCAAGTGATGGGGAAGAGGGCTGGCAAAAAGTGGAGGAATTTCAGCCAGATTTAGTCATCACCGATTTGCTGATGCCAAAACTGGAAGGGTTTGGTCTCATTGAGCGTATTCGCCAGTCTGAAGCATTTAAGGACATCATTATTATTGTGTCATCTGCAAGTGTCTTTGAAAGCGATCGCCAGCGCAGTTTAGAAGCAGGAGGAAATGATTTTCTTCCCAAGCCAGTAGAGGCTATTGAGTTGCTCGAGAAATTGAAACAACATCTCCATTTGGAGTGGATTTATGAAGAGCCAGAAACTGCAAGCAATCAAGAGCAAGATCGTGGGAGTCTAGTTGCTCCACCTACAGCACAAATGGAAATTTTGTACGAATTAGTGATGAAAGGCAACTTTAAGGGAATTATTAAACAAGCAGCCCTACTCGAACAAATGGATGAGAAATACATTCCCTTTGCGAAAAGACTGCATCAATTAGCAAAAGAGTTTAAAGACCAAGAAATTCTAGAACTCATTCAATTGTATAAGTAAGTGATATGAATCTTGCAGCCGAGCAAAATCCGACAGTTCTCATTGTTGATGACAACCCTGCTAATTTAAGTGTTTTATCCGATGCTCTCGACCAAGCGGGTTTAGAAGTTTGGGTTGCAAAATCCGGAAAAGTAGCTTTAGAACGAGTGAAATATGCTCTACCCAATTTAATTTTATTAGATGTGATGATGCCAGAAATGGATGGATTTGAAACTTGCCGTCAATTAAAAGCATCTCCACAAACCAAAGATATTCCTATCATTTTTATGACAGCACTTTCCGAGACTGCTAGTAAAGTTGAAGGTTTTCAAGTTGGTGCTGTAGACTATATCACGAAACCTTTTCAGCAAGAAGAAGTTTTATCTCGAGTTAAATTACACTTAAAACTACACGACTTAGCTGAAAAACTAGAACTAAAAAATGCTTTGTTAGAGCAAAAAGTGGCAGAAGTTACCCAAGCTTACGATGAATTGGAAAAAATGCAAATTAAACTGATTCAAAATGAGAAATTGAGCAGTTTAGGACAAATGATTGCGGGAATTTCTCATGAGATTAACAACCCCATGAATTTTATTTACGGTAATATTATTTATGCAGGTGAGTACACCCAAGATATACTCAATCTTCTGCATCTTTACCAAGAAGATTACCCACAGCCAACTTCTCGCATTCAAGCAATCATAGAAACAATCGATATCGATTTTGTTCAAAACGATCTCTTAAAGCTGTTTGATTCGATTGCGTCAGGCGCACAACGCATTCAATCGATTGTTAAATCAATGCGTAACTTCTCCCGGATAGATGAAGCCAATTTAAAAGCAGTGAATATCCATGAGGGACTTGACAGTGCGATCGCTCTTTTAAATTATCGCTTAAAGGCTACACACAAGCGTCCCAGTATTGAAGTTGTTAAAAAGTATGGAGAATTACCACTTGTTGAATGTTGGGCGGGACAACTCAATCAAGTCTTTATGAATATTCTTAACAATGCCATTGATGCATTAGAGGAGCACAACCAATATCGTTCATTTGAGGAGATCGAGCAGCAACCAAGCCGCATTGAAATTCACACAACGTTGAATGGAGATGATAAAGTAGCTATTCATATTACAGATAACGGTTTGGGAATCGATGAAGAAACAAAAGCAAAATTGTTCGATCCTTTCTTTACGACAAAATCTGTTGGAAGAAGTGGATTGGGATTATCTATCAGTCGTGAAATTGTTGTGAAAAAACACGCTGGCAATCTCTACTGTCAATCTACCTTAGGACAAGGTACAGAATTCATAGTACAGATTCCAATTAAACAGTAATTTTTCTTATTCAAGTAATTAGTGATAATAAACGGCTCCTAAAGCTGTAAGAGTAGCTTTCTGGGATGCGCTCAAGCCCAAGATAGCAGTGATATTCATATCTTCATAAGGACGAGGCGATCGCAGCATATGACCAATCTCAAAGCTTCAGCCTCTATCTAACTTTTTAATAAACTTCATCATGACTACCAATATCAATCAATAAAATCACCATTTCTAACAAATTGTCATCTTCAGAGAATTTAAAGATAATTCTACAATCGTAAGCAACAGAACAAGACCACAATCCCTCTAAATCTCCTATTAACTTATGAGACTTTAAAGATGGTGTAAATGGATCGTCTGCCAAAAGCCTTAATACCGTAACAATTTGATTCTTTAATTGGGGATTTTTCTTTGTAATCTTCCTAAAAGACCGCTTAAATCCATTACTCCAGACAACTTCCATCATCATCTCCTAGTAAATCAGCGATCAAATCATCAACGCTTCCCCTCTTGGCTGTCCCATCCTTAAAAGCCTGCATTACTTCCTGGGCGTTGGTCAAAATTTCAACCCGCCGTTTCTCAATTCGTTGTTGTCGAAGAAACTGAAATAAATACTCTCGTTCTTCTACGGGCAAACTTTCAATAGAATTAATAATTTCTTGTAAAGTCATTAAAAAAGCTCC from the Tolypothrix bouteillei VB521301 genome contains:
- a CDS encoding type II toxin-antitoxin system YafQ family toxin, yielding MMMEVVWSNGFKRSFRKITKKNPQLKNQIVTVLRLLADDPFTPSLKSHKLIGDLEGLWSCSVAYDCRIIFKFSEDDNLLEMVILLIDIGSHDEVY
- a CDS encoding response regulator gives rise to the protein MNLAAEQNPTVLIVDDNPANLSVLSDALDQAGLEVWVAKSGKVALERVKYALPNLILLDVMMPEMDGFETCRQLKASPQTKDIPIIFMTALSETASKVEGFQVGAVDYITKPFQQEEVLSRVKLHLKLHDLAEKLELKNALLEQKVAEVTQAYDELEKMQIKLIQNEKLSSLGQMIAGISHEINNPMNFIYGNIIYAGEYTQDILNLLHLYQEDYPQPTSRIQAIIETIDIDFVQNDLLKLFDSIASGAQRIQSIVKSMRNFSRIDEANLKAVNIHEGLDSAIALLNYRLKATHKRPSIEVVKKYGELPLVECWAGQLNQVFMNILNNAIDALEEHNQYRSFEEIEQQPSRIEIHTTLNGDDKVAIHITDNGLGIDEETKAKLFDPFFTTKSVGRSGLGLSISREIVVKKHAGNLYCQSTLGQGTEFIVQIPIKQ
- a CDS encoding PAS domain-containing hybrid sensor histidine kinase/response regulator, with the protein product MSVTPLYERATYLPQAIEYAPVGIVLFDREMRYLMVNSKWLEDYNLTDDIIGRSHYEIFPDQPEEWKQIHQQCLTGAIAQSDEDAYLRQDGSLLWMRWSLRPWYTTSGEIGGSIMYNENMTQRKQAEIALQHSEERFRLLIEATSQIIWDTNGKGEFVTEQPQWHAFTGQSFDEFQGWGWLNAIHPEDRAYTAEMWLNALDKKIYYEIEHRLCRYDGEYRYMSVRGVPILNADGSLREWIGIHSDITARKEAELALAKAKEAAEAASYAKSEFLANMSHELRTPLNGILGYAQILQRSKHLTEEERSQINVIYQCGSHLLTLINDILDLSKIEAQKLELLPTDFHLPAFLQGVAEMCRIRAELKGIEFHYHLTSDLPIGIQADEKRLRQVLINLLSNAIKFTDTGSVIFTSGYVSESTIRFEVCDTGIGIAQEQLQAIFQPFEQVGDRQRQTEGTGLGLAISQKIVELMGSSIQVRSELGVGSIFWFDVNLPVADEWAKTSQTDARGQINGIKYCQPKILIVDDKWANRSVIVNLLSPIGFDVLEASDGEEGWQKVEEFQPDLVITDLLMPKLEGFGLIERIRQSEAFKDIIIIVSSASVFESDRQRSLEAGGNDFLPKPVEAIELLEKLKQHLHLEWIYEEPETASNQEQDRGSLVAPPTAQMEILYELVMKGNFKGIIKQAALLEQMDEKYIPFAKRLHQLAKEFKDQEILELIQLYK
- a CDS encoding hemerythrin domain-containing protein — its product is MVATLDDTKRSALAIKLADMKAIQKLIVENEQKLLSQISDSEVADRFRKMLDDDNKNIGVLETVIGQYGIQAEPENTVTQMIDKVRQLQQGSELSLYEKVFQHELLKHQQVMTGLTIHKAAQKVGADVLLAIGPLNTVNFENRAHQEQLKGVLEILGVRELTGQDADQGIWGRVQDAMAALSGVFGSAVTQTSDKNDLNVQDVIRLDHNKVNTLFTELLASNNPQKIQEYFGQIFKDLTAHAEAEEQVVYPAVRPFYGQNDTQELYDEQAEMKRLLKEIQSINPSNMEQFKDRIKNLMDIVGDHIRQEESTMFAAIRNNLSSDQSEQLATQFKAAKVEIQKKLGVVGAR